The genomic region TTGCTAATTCAAAGTCACCACCAATATACAATAAGCTATCCACTGCTTCCAGCGCTCTAACTTCATTTCCATATAAAAAACCCTGATTTACTTCCTGCCAGGCATTACCATCCCATTTGGCCAGCATGCCGGTAAACCTTCCGCCTGCATAAAGTTCATTGTTGTAAAGCCCTATGGTATTCACGGTTCCGTCTAAACTACCCATGCTCGACCATTGCCCTGACCCCAGGTCGTATACCGCCATGTGATTGGCACTTTGTCCATTTACCGATGTAAATTCCCCGCCAATGTATAAACGGTTGTTATGAATCAGCATGGTATTTACCTTGCCATTGCAATTCGAGCCCAAATCCATCCAAAACCAGCCGGCAAAGCCCGACATATAGGCGGCCACATGTTGGCATGAAATACCATCGTTGTTGAGGGTAAAATCACCACCGGCGTACAAAATACCGGTCACCGGGTCAACTGCCAAAGCATTTACCGAGGCGTTCAATCCTCCGGCCATGGACGACAAAAAGAAGGTAGGCGGGTAACCCGGTTGAATCCAGGCCAATTCATCGGCTGTAAATCCGTGCTTTTGCGCCCATTCAGCTACTCCCGGAGTTCGGATATCATGCAGGTAGGCAAACTTCTGTTCCCGGTCAATTTGTTGAGCCAAAGCCTCGTAGCCGCTTTGTTGCATCAGGTAACCCACTGCGCAATGGTTTCCGTTACGGTCAATAAATACCGGATTTTTATAGGGCAAATAATCATTCACCGGAAAGGCCCGGCTATGCCAATATTGGTTTAAATGGTCCAGAAGCATGCTGCGGTTCTTCCATTGCTCCTCGTTCCATTCTCCCGATTTACGTAATCGCAATTCCTGTTCAACCAGGCTAAGGTGGGTAGCAATCCAATCGTCAAAACTTTTTTGGTCCGATTCATGAACCGCCTGCAGCAGCGATGCGTGTACAACCTGGTTTTTCCATTGTGCATTGACCCGTTCCAGATTTTTGAGCAATTGGTTTTGCCCCAGTATAGGTTGAATGCTCAGCAAGCTTAGCGCGAAGAGTATCAGTTTTTTCATAGAAATGGATTGATTGGGCTAAGGTAGAACTTTTAATTTGTAAACAAAGGCAGGTAAAAACGATGTTCGATTCATGACAAAATTAAAAATTTGGCGGGCCCCCTTACGCTACAAATTTCAATGAAACTTCCCACGGAGGTGCTAAGGCGTAAGGGTCACGCTTTCGGCTGTAATCCTCGTCCCACTTGGCTAGCGCCGCGTGGGCCTGTGGGTTACTTGCCTCAATCGTTGCCCGGGGTGCAAACCCCAATAGCCTGGCTTCGGACAGGGCAGTAGGGTAGGGCAGAAATGTATAGAATTAGCATGAATCTTATCCTTTTTGCCTGGTTTAATAAGCTCAAAATTCAGAAATAGGAATTGCCTTAAATTGGAGTCAGTTGCACTATTAAACAAAAGTCAATTCGACGATGAGTCCACTGGATGAAGTTTTTTTGGAATTTGGAATTTGGAAACCTGAAGAAATGATCCAATGGTTGCTTAGCTTGTAAGCCCCTCCCAAAATTAAATTGCTCATAGGCGTTCTTCCGCTAATAAAATCAGCCTGCAGAAATAATTTTTCATGGATAATTTCATATTCAATCCCTACTTGAACACCAAAGGTTTTCATCCCGTTCGAA from Bacteroidia bacterium harbors:
- a CDS encoding T9SS type A sorting domain-containing protein, producing MKKLILFALSLLSIQPILGQNQLLKNLERVNAQWKNQVVHASLLQAVHESDQKSFDDWIATHLSLVEQELRLRKSGEWNEEQWKNRSMLLDHLNQYWHSRAFPVNDYLPYKNPVFIDRNGNHCAVGYLMQQSGYEALAQQIDREQKFAYLHDIRTPGVAEWAQKHGFTADELAWIQPGYPPTFFLSSMAGGLNASVNALAVDPVTGILYAGGDFTLNNDGISCQHVAAYMSGFAGWFWMDLGSNCNGKVNTMLIHNNRLYIGGEFTSVNGQSANHMAVYDLGSGQWSSMGSLDGTVNTIGLYNNELYAGGRFTGMLAKWDGNAWQEVNQGFLYGNEVRALEAVDSLLYIGGDFELATGALRRNVVSYWNNQFQISGMGTPTPVNDFERYNGKLYAACDYLSNTDTCALAVLENFDWQVQLPINPNQGGMVYFEGNIRKMLATTNGLLCAGDFQCSSLMTFGNNLMNYKTGPGLLEISPLVVVDSTISTLALLGENRLVMGGDFVNSYSQELNHLAGMDILTGLPPTVATWQGIKAYPNPTTDVLTLETSDYASSYEILGIDGKIWLKGSIEHPTQQLSLKSLPSGNYMMKLVTKQGIQVLKIIKL